A DNA window from Actinomadura coerulea contains the following coding sequences:
- a CDS encoding nitrate reductase subunit alpha has product MSSTDGRPGLDGPLEDALVSTRRYFTRARVSPDLRTMTKKGGRQADAFYRDRWSHDKVVRSTHGVNCTGSCSWKVYVKDGIITWEAQQTDYPSVGPDRPEYEPRGCPRGASFSWYTYSPTRVRYPYVRGVLLEMYREAKARTGDPVTAWREIVSDPERARAYKGARGRGGLVRASWDEATEMIAAAHVHTIAEYGPDRVAGFSPIPAMSMVSHASGARFVSLIGGTMLSFYDWYADLPVASPQVFGDQTDVPESGDWWDAGYLIMWGSNLPVTRTPDAHWMTEARYRGQKVVAVSPDYADNVKFADEWLAAQPGTDGALAMAMGHVILKEFFVDRRVPYFTDYVKRYSDLPFLVRLEERDGAHVPGKFLTAADLPGAEAGSEYAAFKTVILDANTGHPLVPNGSLGFRYGDAGVGKWNLDLGDADPLLSVEGGETAEVELARFDGVDGAPGTLRRGVPVRNVGGHLVTTVFDLLLAQYGVGRDGLPGSWPSGYDDASEPGTPAWQETITGVPARAAERIGREFAANAEESRGRSMIIMGAGTNHWFHSDTIYRTFLALTTLTGGQGVNGGGWAHYVGQEKCRPVTGWAQLAFGLDWSRPPRQMIGTAFWYLHSDQFRYDQFDAGTLSAATGGGRLAGRSTADVIAQAARLGWMPSYPTFDRNPLTLADEAEAAGRPAGEHIVDELKAGRLRFACQDPDAPENFPRVLTVWRSNLLGSSAKGNEYFLKHLLGAADAVRAEETPPGERPKEVVWRDEAPAGKLDLLLSLDFRMTSTTVYSDIVLPAATWYEKHDLNTTDMHPFVHSFNPAIAPPWQTRSDWRAFQDIAVQFSRLAERHLGVRKDVVAVPLLHDTPDEMATPHGRVADWAEGECEPVPGVTMPKLVTVERDYPAVAAKMTALGPLAERLGGTTKGVTFDMEGAVEYLRHKNGVVRGGPADGRPSLRRDVHACEAILAMSGTTNGQLAVQGFRAVERRTGRRLADLAAEHEGKQITFADTQARPVPVITSPEWSGSEAGGRRYSPFTINVERLKPWHTLTGRQHFYLDHDWMAELGEQLPTFRPPLNMSALFGEPELGETGELGLAVRYLTPHNKWSIHSEYQDNLFMLSLSRGGPVVWMSGEDAAKIGVRDNDWIEAVNRNGVVVARAIVSHRMPEGTVYMYHAQDKLIDVPRSETSGRRGGIHNSLTRLLIKPSHLIGGYAQLSFAFNYLGPTGNQRDEVTVIRRRSQEVQY; this is encoded by the coding sequence GTGAGCTCGACCGATGGCCGGCCCGGACTGGACGGCCCGCTGGAAGACGCACTGGTGAGCACGCGGAGGTACTTCACCCGCGCGCGGGTCTCCCCGGATCTGCGGACCATGACCAAGAAGGGCGGGCGGCAGGCGGACGCCTTCTACCGGGACCGCTGGTCGCACGACAAGGTCGTGCGCTCCACGCACGGCGTGAACTGCACCGGCTCGTGCTCCTGGAAGGTGTACGTCAAGGACGGCATCATCACCTGGGAGGCGCAGCAGACCGACTACCCATCGGTGGGCCCGGACCGCCCCGAGTACGAGCCGCGCGGCTGCCCCCGGGGCGCGTCGTTCTCCTGGTACACCTACTCGCCGACCCGCGTGCGGTACCCGTACGTGCGCGGCGTCCTGCTGGAGATGTACCGGGAGGCCAAGGCCCGCACGGGCGACCCGGTGACCGCGTGGCGCGAGATCGTCTCCGACCCGGAGAGGGCCCGCGCCTACAAGGGCGCGCGGGGGCGGGGCGGCCTGGTGCGGGCGTCGTGGGACGAGGCGACCGAGATGATCGCCGCCGCCCACGTCCACACGATCGCCGAGTACGGCCCCGACCGGGTCGCCGGGTTCTCCCCGATCCCGGCGATGTCGATGGTGTCGCACGCGTCGGGGGCCCGGTTCGTGTCACTGATCGGCGGGACGATGCTGTCGTTCTACGACTGGTACGCCGACCTGCCGGTGGCGTCCCCGCAGGTGTTCGGCGACCAGACCGACGTCCCGGAGTCGGGCGACTGGTGGGACGCCGGCTACCTGATCATGTGGGGCTCGAACCTGCCGGTGACCCGCACCCCGGACGCGCACTGGATGACCGAGGCCCGCTACCGGGGCCAGAAGGTCGTGGCCGTCTCCCCGGACTACGCCGACAACGTCAAGTTCGCCGACGAGTGGCTGGCCGCCCAGCCCGGCACGGACGGCGCCCTGGCGATGGCGATGGGGCACGTCATCCTCAAGGAGTTCTTCGTCGACCGGCGGGTGCCATACTTCACCGATTACGTCAAGCGCTACAGCGACCTGCCGTTCCTCGTCCGGCTGGAGGAGCGCGACGGCGCCCACGTCCCCGGCAAGTTCCTCACCGCGGCCGACCTGCCGGGCGCCGAGGCCGGGTCCGAGTACGCCGCGTTCAAGACCGTGATCCTGGACGCGAACACCGGGCATCCGCTGGTGCCGAACGGGTCGCTCGGATTCCGGTACGGCGACGCCGGCGTGGGCAAGTGGAACCTGGACCTGGGCGACGCCGACCCGCTGCTGTCGGTCGAGGGCGGCGAGACGGCCGAGGTGGAACTGGCCCGGTTCGACGGCGTTGACGGCGCGCCGGGAACGCTCCGCCGGGGCGTGCCGGTGCGGAACGTCGGCGGCCACCTGGTCACGACCGTGTTCGACCTGCTGCTCGCCCAGTACGGAGTGGGACGGGACGGGCTGCCGGGTTCGTGGCCGTCCGGCTACGACGACGCGTCGGAGCCGGGCACCCCGGCCTGGCAGGAGACGATCACCGGCGTGCCCGCGCGGGCGGCCGAGCGGATCGGGCGCGAGTTCGCGGCGAACGCCGAGGAGTCCCGCGGCCGGTCGATGATCATCATGGGCGCGGGCACCAACCACTGGTTCCACTCCGACACCATCTACCGGACGTTCCTCGCGCTGACCACGCTGACCGGCGGGCAGGGCGTGAACGGCGGCGGCTGGGCGCACTACGTCGGGCAGGAGAAGTGCCGTCCGGTGACCGGGTGGGCGCAGCTGGCGTTCGGGCTGGACTGGTCCCGCCCGCCCCGCCAGATGATCGGCACCGCCTTCTGGTACCTGCATTCCGACCAGTTCCGCTACGACCAGTTCGACGCGGGCACCCTGTCGGCGGCGACGGGCGGCGGGCGGCTCGCCGGCCGGTCCACGGCCGACGTGATCGCGCAGGCGGCCCGGCTGGGCTGGATGCCGTCCTACCCGACCTTCGACCGCAACCCGCTCACCCTCGCCGACGAGGCGGAGGCCGCCGGGAGGCCGGCCGGCGAGCACATCGTGGACGAGCTGAAGGCCGGCCGGCTGAGGTTCGCCTGCCAGGACCCCGACGCCCCGGAGAACTTCCCCCGCGTCCTCACCGTGTGGCGGTCCAACCTGCTGGGCTCGTCCGCCAAGGGCAACGAGTACTTCCTCAAGCACCTGCTCGGCGCCGCCGACGCCGTACGGGCGGAGGAGACGCCGCCGGGCGAGCGCCCCAAGGAGGTCGTCTGGCGGGACGAGGCCCCGGCCGGCAAGCTCGACCTGCTGCTGTCGCTGGACTTCCGGATGACCAGCACCACGGTGTACTCCGACATCGTGCTGCCTGCCGCGACCTGGTACGAGAAGCACGATCTCAACACCACCGACATGCACCCGTTCGTGCACTCGTTCAACCCGGCGATCGCGCCGCCGTGGCAGACCCGGAGCGACTGGCGGGCCTTCCAGGACATCGCCGTCCAGTTCAGCCGGCTCGCCGAGCGGCATCTGGGCGTCCGCAAGGACGTCGTCGCCGTGCCGCTGCTGCACGACACCCCCGACGAGATGGCGACGCCCCACGGACGCGTCGCCGACTGGGCCGAGGGCGAGTGCGAGCCCGTCCCCGGCGTGACGATGCCGAAGCTGGTGACGGTGGAGCGCGACTACCCGGCCGTCGCCGCGAAGATGACCGCGCTCGGCCCGCTCGCCGAGCGGCTCGGCGGGACCACCAAGGGCGTCACGTTCGACATGGAGGGCGCGGTCGAGTACCTGAGGCACAAGAACGGCGTGGTGCGGGGAGGCCCCGCGGACGGGCGCCCCTCGCTGCGGCGGGACGTGCACGCCTGCGAGGCGATCCTGGCGATGTCGGGGACCACGAACGGGCAGCTGGCCGTCCAGGGCTTCCGGGCGGTGGAGAGGCGCACCGGGCGGCGCCTGGCCGACCTGGCCGCCGAGCACGAGGGCAAGCAGATCACGTTCGCCGACACCCAGGCGCGCCCCGTGCCCGTCATCACCTCCCCGGAGTGGTCGGGCTCGGAGGCCGGCGGGCGCCGGTACTCGCCGTTCACGATCAACGTGGAGCGGCTCAAGCCGTGGCACACCCTGACGGGGCGGCAGCACTTCTACCTCGACCACGACTGGATGGCCGAACTGGGCGAGCAGCTGCCGACGTTCCGTCCGCCGCTCAACATGTCCGCCCTGTTCGGCGAGCCCGAGCTCGGCGAGACCGGCGAGCTCGGCCTGGCCGTCCGGTACCTCACCCCGCACAACAAGTGGTCGATCCACTCGGAGTACCAGGACAACCTGTTCATGCTGTCGCTGTCGCGCGGCGGCCCGGTGGTCTGGATGAGCGGGGAGGACGCCGCGAAGATCGGCGTGCGCGACAACGACTGGATCGAGGCGGTGAACCGCAACGGCGTCGTCGTCGCCCGGGCGATCGTCTCGCACCGGATGCCCGAGGGCACCGTGTACATGTACCACGCGCAGGACAAGCTGATCGACGTCCCGCGTTCGGAGACCTCCGGCCGCCGCGGCGGCATCCACAACTCGCTGACCCGGCTGCTGATCAAGCCGAGCCATCTCATCGGCGGGTACGCGCAGCTGTCGTTCGCGTTCAACTACCTCGGCCCGACGGGCAACCAGCGCGACGAGGTCACCGTCATCCGCCGCCGCTCACAGGAGGTGCAGTACTAG
- a CDS encoding substrate-binding domain-containing protein has translation MKKPSLRTVAAAAAALAVLAPAAACSSESAGSGGGDAKNAKIAFLMPDIASTRYELYDAPLFKAKMKQLCGGCTVLYQNAGADASKQQQQASSVLAQGVKAIVIDPVDSAAAASIVRMAQSRNVKVIAYDRPIPAAKADYYVSFDNEKIGAMIGQSLVEHLKQEKAEGGILEVNGSPTDAAANLIKKGIHSSVDPSGFKLLAEYDTPGWEPAKAQQWVSGQISKFRGQIAGVVAANDGTGGAAVAAFKAAGADVPPVTGNDAELAAAQRIIAGDQYNTISKPIKIVAEAAADAAHKFVQGETPKGNTTLFGTPSELFTPTVVTQDNIGKVLLGPDGALKADKVCTAEYAAACAKLGLK, from the coding sequence GTGAAGAAGCCCTCCCTCAGGACGGTCGCCGCGGCCGCCGCGGCGCTCGCCGTGCTCGCCCCCGCCGCGGCGTGCTCCTCCGAGAGCGCGGGGTCCGGCGGCGGCGACGCGAAGAACGCCAAGATCGCGTTCCTGATGCCCGACATCGCCTCGACCCGCTACGAGCTCTACGACGCCCCGCTGTTCAAGGCCAAGATGAAGCAGCTGTGCGGCGGCTGCACCGTGCTCTACCAGAACGCCGGCGCCGACGCCTCCAAGCAGCAGCAGCAGGCCAGCTCGGTGCTCGCCCAGGGCGTCAAGGCCATCGTGATCGACCCGGTCGACTCGGCCGCGGCGGCGTCGATCGTCCGGATGGCGCAGTCCCGGAACGTGAAGGTGATCGCCTACGACCGCCCCATCCCGGCGGCCAAGGCCGACTACTACGTCTCGTTCGACAACGAGAAGATCGGCGCGATGATCGGCCAGTCGCTGGTCGAGCACCTCAAGCAGGAGAAGGCCGAGGGCGGCATCCTGGAGGTCAACGGCTCGCCCACGGACGCCGCCGCGAACCTGATCAAGAAGGGCATCCACAGCTCCGTCGACCCGAGCGGCTTCAAGCTGCTCGCCGAGTACGACACGCCCGGCTGGGAGCCCGCGAAGGCCCAGCAGTGGGTCAGCGGCCAGATCAGCAAGTTCCGCGGCCAGATCGCGGGCGTCGTCGCCGCGAACGACGGCACCGGCGGCGCCGCCGTCGCCGCGTTCAAGGCCGCCGGCGCCGACGTCCCGCCGGTGACCGGCAACGACGCCGAGCTCGCCGCCGCGCAGCGCATCATCGCCGGCGACCAGTACAACACGATCTCCAAGCCGATCAAGATCGTGGCGGAGGCCGCCGCCGACGCGGCCCACAAGTTCGTGCAGGGCGAGACTCCCAAGGGCAACACGACGCTGTTCGGCACGCCCTCGGAGCTGTTCACGCCGACCGTCGTCACGCAGGACAACATCGGCAAGGTCCTGCTCGGTCCGGACGGCGCCCTCAAGGCCGACAAGGTCTGCACCGCCGAGTACGCGGCCGCCTGCGCCAAGCTCGGCCTCAAGTAG
- the narJ gene encoding nitrate reductase molybdenum cofactor assembly chaperone: MKIRPVNKAGLTDTELATAWQVASLLLGYPDEELLGRLPLLRRAVASLPPPVAEPLGRVLDHLDAAPPRELAADYVATFDHRKRCCLYLTYYAYGDTRKRGMALVRFKQAYQAAGLDLDEGELPDHLAVVLEFAATGDLAQGRRLLLEHRAGLELLRLSLTESGSPWKAVLDAVTATLPPLTGRGEEAVARLIAEGPPEEEVGLAPYGADATAMGPVFLPDPAIGGRS; the protein is encoded by the coding sequence GTGAAGATCCGACCCGTGAACAAGGCCGGCCTGACCGACACCGAGCTCGCCACCGCCTGGCAGGTCGCCTCGCTGCTGCTCGGCTACCCCGACGAGGAACTGCTCGGACGGCTGCCGCTGCTGCGCCGGGCCGTGGCGAGCCTGCCCCCGCCCGTCGCGGAGCCGCTGGGCCGCGTCCTCGACCATCTGGACGCGGCCCCGCCGCGCGAGCTGGCGGCCGACTACGTCGCCACGTTCGACCACCGCAAACGCTGCTGCCTCTACCTCACGTACTACGCCTACGGGGACACCCGCAAACGCGGCATGGCCCTGGTGCGCTTCAAGCAGGCGTACCAGGCGGCCGGGCTCGACCTCGACGAAGGCGAGCTCCCCGACCACCTGGCCGTCGTGCTGGAGTTCGCCGCCACCGGCGACCTCGCGCAGGGACGCCGGCTGCTCCTGGAGCACCGCGCCGGCCTGGAGCTCCTGCGCCTGTCCCTCACCGAGTCCGGGTCGCCGTGGAAGGCCGTCCTGGACGCAGTCACGGCCACGCTTCCGCCGCTGACCGGGCGGGGCGAGGAGGCCGTCGCCCGGCTCATCGCCGAGGGCCCGCCCGAAGAGGAGGTCGGCCTCGCCCCCTACGGCGCCGACGCGACCGCCATGGGGCCCGTCTTCCTGCCCGATCCCGCCATTGGAGGCCGCTCGTGA
- the narH gene encoding nitrate reductase subunit beta, with amino-acid sequence MAQMSMVMNLDKCIGCHTCSVTCKQAWTNRSGVEYVWFNNVETRPGQGYPRRYEDQERWRGGWTLNRRGRLALRGGGRLRKLLTIFSNPKLPGIDDYYEPWTYDYETLTDAPLQEHTPVARPKSLLSGEDMKISWSANWDDDLGGSVEHGDKDVLLKEISDKVKMEFDKTFMFYLPRICEHCLNPSCAASCPSGAIYKRTEDGIVLVDQDRCRGWRMCVSGCPYKKVYFNHRTGKAEKCTFCFPRVEVGIPTVCSETCVGRLRYIGLVLYDADKVLEAASTPEDTDLYEAQRRVFLDPHDPAVVAAAEREGIPQDWIEAAQRSPIHALINTYKVALPLHPEYRTMPMVWYIPPLSPVVDVVRDTGHDAEDRGNLFAAIDALRIPVEYLAELFTAGDTAPVDAVLRRLAAMRSYMRDINLGREPDETIPQGVGMSGEAMYDMYRLLALAKYDERYVIPPAHAEQAHGLEELATECALDYEGGPGMGGAGAGGGSGPFGEASGGASPIAVENFHMLRERQTSDNPVDPADKHKRVNLLNWDGKGAPAGLFPAREDEGPGPDGANPPADSGDAETEPRP; translated from the coding sequence ATGGCGCAGATGTCGATGGTGATGAACCTCGACAAGTGCATCGGCTGCCACACCTGCTCGGTCACCTGCAAGCAGGCCTGGACGAACCGCAGCGGCGTCGAGTACGTGTGGTTCAACAACGTCGAGACCCGGCCCGGGCAGGGCTACCCCCGGCGGTACGAGGACCAGGAGCGCTGGCGCGGCGGCTGGACGCTGAACCGGCGCGGCCGGCTCGCCCTCAGGGGCGGCGGCCGGCTCCGCAAGCTCCTGACGATCTTCTCCAACCCCAAGCTGCCCGGGATCGACGACTACTACGAGCCCTGGACCTACGACTACGAGACCCTCACCGACGCGCCCCTGCAGGAGCACACGCCGGTCGCGCGGCCGAAGTCGCTGCTGTCCGGCGAGGACATGAAGATCTCCTGGTCGGCGAACTGGGACGACGACCTCGGCGGCTCGGTCGAGCACGGAGACAAGGACGTCCTGCTCAAGGAGATCTCCGACAAGGTGAAGATGGAGTTCGACAAGACCTTCATGTTCTACCTGCCGCGGATCTGCGAGCACTGCCTCAACCCCAGCTGCGCGGCGTCCTGCCCGTCCGGTGCGATCTACAAGCGGACCGAGGACGGCATCGTGCTGGTCGACCAGGACCGCTGCCGCGGCTGGCGGATGTGCGTGTCGGGCTGCCCGTACAAGAAGGTCTACTTCAACCACCGCACCGGCAAGGCCGAGAAGTGCACGTTCTGCTTCCCGCGCGTCGAGGTCGGCATCCCCACCGTCTGCTCCGAGACGTGCGTCGGGCGGCTGCGCTACATCGGGCTGGTGCTCTACGACGCCGACAAGGTGCTGGAGGCCGCCTCCACGCCGGAGGACACCGACCTGTACGAGGCGCAGCGCCGGGTGTTCCTCGACCCGCACGACCCGGCCGTCGTCGCGGCGGCCGAGCGGGAGGGGATCCCGCAGGACTGGATCGAGGCCGCGCAGCGCTCCCCGATCCACGCCCTGATCAACACCTACAAGGTGGCGCTGCCGCTGCACCCGGAGTACCGGACGATGCCGATGGTCTGGTACATCCCGCCGCTGTCGCCGGTCGTGGACGTCGTCCGCGACACCGGCCACGACGCCGAGGACCGCGGCAACCTGTTCGCCGCGATCGACGCGCTGCGCATCCCGGTGGAGTACCTCGCCGAACTGTTCACCGCCGGGGACACCGCCCCGGTGGACGCCGTGCTGCGGCGGCTGGCCGCGATGCGCTCCTACATGCGCGACATCAACCTCGGCCGCGAGCCCGACGAGACGATCCCGCAGGGGGTCGGGATGTCGGGGGAGGCGATGTACGACATGTACCGGCTGCTGGCGCTGGCCAAGTACGACGAGCGGTACGTGATCCCACCCGCGCACGCCGAGCAGGCCCACGGCCTGGAGGAACTGGCGACCGAGTGCGCGCTCGACTACGAGGGCGGGCCGGGGATGGGCGGGGCCGGGGCGGGCGGCGGCTCGGGGCCGTTCGGCGAGGCCTCCGGCGGTGCCAGCCCGATCGCGGTGGAGAACTTCCACATGCTCAGGGAGCGGCAGACGTCCGACAACCCGGTCGACCCGGCCGACAAGCACAAGCGCGTCAACCTGCTCAACTGGGACGGCAAGGGCGCCCCTGCCGGACTGTTCCCCGCCCGCGAGGACGAGGGCCCGGGCCCGGACGGCGCCAACCCGCCCGCGGACTCGGGCGACGCCGAAACGGAGCCCCGGCCGTGA
- a CDS encoding rhodanese-like domain-containing protein — MARTIDDILAAARDRLARVHPDQAHAETSDGAVLVDIRPAAQRAEEGEIPGALIVERNVLEWRFDPASGARLPEATGHDLRVIVFCSEGYTSSLAAASLHDLGLTRATDVVGGFKAWRAAGLPTTGGADRVS, encoded by the coding sequence ATGGCACGCACCATCGATGACATCCTCGCAGCGGCGCGCGACCGGCTCGCGCGCGTCCATCCCGACCAGGCCCACGCCGAGACGAGCGACGGGGCGGTGCTGGTGGACATCCGCCCGGCCGCCCAGCGCGCGGAGGAGGGCGAGATCCCGGGCGCGCTGATCGTGGAGCGCAACGTCCTGGAGTGGCGCTTCGACCCCGCCTCGGGCGCCCGGTTGCCCGAGGCCACCGGCCACGATCTGCGCGTCATCGTGTTCTGCTCGGAGGGCTACACCTCCAGCCTGGCCGCCGCGTCCCTGCACGACCTCGGGCTGACCCGCGCCACCGACGTCGTGGGCGGGTTCAAGGCGTGGCGCGCCGCGGGCCTGCCGACGACCGGGGGCGCCGACCGGGTGAGTTGA
- a CDS encoding DeoR/GlpR family DNA-binding transcription regulator: MSDRQRRGPAQRQDAIAEAVLAAGSGTAAELAGRFGVSLMTIHRDLDELERQGIVRKYRGGVTAQRSGVFESSVAYRAKTMREEKESVAARAVELVEPGMAIMLDDSTTALALARRLPDVGPLTIVTNFLDGLNLLAPVQGIRLIALGGDYDPLHNSFMGVSCVEMIESLQVDLCFVSTSAVSAGNAGHQEQRVVVVKRAMLRSAVRNVLLVDHTKLGRTALHRVAPLSDFERVVVDDGAAPEALAELAKHKVDYDVAARPRR; this comes from the coding sequence ATGAGCGACCGGCAGCGGCGGGGGCCCGCGCAGCGGCAGGACGCGATCGCCGAGGCGGTGCTCGCCGCGGGGTCGGGGACGGCCGCCGAGCTCGCCGGGCGGTTCGGGGTCAGCCTCATGACGATCCACCGCGACCTGGACGAGCTGGAGCGCCAGGGCATCGTCCGCAAGTACCGCGGCGGGGTCACCGCGCAGCGGTCCGGGGTCTTCGAGAGCAGCGTCGCCTACCGGGCCAAGACGATGCGCGAGGAGAAGGAGTCCGTCGCCGCGAGGGCGGTCGAGCTGGTCGAGCCCGGCATGGCGATCATGCTCGACGACTCGACGACGGCCCTCGCCCTCGCCCGGCGGCTCCCGGACGTCGGCCCGCTGACGATCGTCACCAACTTCCTCGACGGCCTGAACCTGCTGGCCCCGGTGCAGGGCATCCGGCTGATCGCGCTCGGCGGCGACTACGACCCGCTGCACAACTCGTTCATGGGCGTCTCGTGCGTCGAGATGATCGAGTCCCTCCAGGTCGACCTGTGCTTCGTGTCGACCTCGGCGGTGTCGGCGGGCAACGCCGGCCACCAGGAGCAGCGGGTCGTGGTCGTCAAGCGGGCCATGCTGCGCAGCGCCGTCCGCAACGTCCTGCTGGTGGACCACACGAAACTGGGCCGCACCGCGCTGCACCGGGTCGCGCCGCTGAGCGACTTCGAGCGGGTCGTCGTGGACGACGGGGCGGCGCCGGAGGCGCTGGCCGAGCTGGCGAAGCACAAGGTCGACTACGACGTCGCCGCGCGCCCGCGCCGCTGA
- a CDS encoding Gfo/Idh/MocA family protein yields the protein MSDSVAVGLVGAGPWAGMVHAPALAAGPATRLAGVWARRPEASAALAGEHGAPSFERIEELFDACEAVAFSVPPDVQADLAARAARAGKAVLLEKPLGMDLDGARRLAGAIAEAGVVSQMVLTLRYSRAARDFLDRTRGLEPFGGYGSFVSSVLSGGPFATPWRLEKGALLDLGPHIVDMLDAALGRVTGVRAHGDPLGWLGLTLEHEGGAISQASVSMAGTGELPPAHVEVFGRGGHARLDWSQLGDDAFATMVAEFAAAVRGGTGPALDAAHGLRIQEVLASAEAQLA from the coding sequence ATGAGCGATTCCGTGGCGGTGGGGCTGGTCGGGGCGGGACCCTGGGCGGGGATGGTGCACGCGCCCGCGCTGGCGGCGGGCCCGGCCACGCGGCTCGCGGGAGTGTGGGCGCGGCGGCCCGAGGCGTCCGCCGCGCTGGCCGGCGAGCACGGCGCCCCCTCGTTCGAGCGGATCGAGGAGCTGTTCGACGCCTGCGAGGCCGTGGCGTTCTCCGTCCCGCCGGACGTCCAGGCCGACCTCGCCGCCCGGGCCGCCCGCGCGGGCAAGGCCGTCCTGCTGGAGAAGCCCCTCGGCATGGACCTGGACGGCGCCCGCCGCCTCGCCGGCGCGATCGCCGAGGCCGGCGTCGTCTCGCAGATGGTCCTCACGCTGCGCTACTCGCGCGCCGCCCGCGACTTCCTCGACCGGACGCGCGGGCTGGAGCCGTTCGGCGGCTACGGCTCGTTCGTCTCGTCCGTGCTGAGCGGGGGCCCCTTCGCCACCCCGTGGCGGCTGGAGAAGGGGGCGCTGCTCGACCTCGGCCCCCACATCGTCGACATGCTGGACGCCGCGCTCGGCCGGGTCACCGGCGTGCGCGCGCACGGCGACCCGCTCGGCTGGCTGGGGCTGACGCTGGAGCACGAGGGCGGCGCGATCAGCCAGGCGTCGGTGTCGATGGCGGGCACGGGGGAGCTCCCGCCCGCCCACGTCGAGGTGTTCGGGCGGGGCGGCCACGCGCGGCTCGACTGGTCGCAGCTCGGCGACGACGCGTTCGCCACGATGGTGGCCGAGTTCGCCGCCGCCGTCCGCGGCGGGACGGGCCCGGCGCTGGACGCCGCCCACGGCCTGCGGATCCAGGAGGTGCTCGCCTCGGCCGAGGCGCAGCTCGCCTGA
- the narI gene encoding respiratory nitrate reductase subunit gamma, with product MTRDLPVLAAENGGDPGVAGILLWVALPYVAVAVFVLGHIWRYRYDKFGWTTRSSQLYERRLLRIGSPLFHFGILVVALGHVGGLLIPDTWTRAAGVTEDMYHVVAVVLGTIAGFCTLAGLAILIYRRRTVGPVFSATTRNDKLMYAVLALTIVLGLSATVVANIVGGGYDYRETVSPWFRSIFYLRPDPGLMTGVPILFQLHALSALVLFGIWPFTRLVHMLTAPIGYLTRPYIVYRSRDEQLGMHRPRRGWERAT from the coding sequence GTGACCCGTGACCTGCCCGTTCTCGCCGCTGAGAACGGCGGCGATCCCGGCGTGGCCGGCATCCTGCTGTGGGTCGCCCTGCCCTACGTCGCGGTGGCGGTGTTCGTCCTCGGGCACATCTGGCGCTACCGCTACGACAAGTTCGGCTGGACGACCCGCTCGTCCCAGCTCTACGAACGCCGGCTGCTGCGCATCGGCAGCCCGCTGTTCCACTTCGGCATCCTCGTCGTCGCGCTCGGCCACGTCGGCGGGCTGCTGATCCCCGACACCTGGACGCGGGCCGCCGGCGTGACCGAGGACATGTACCACGTCGTCGCCGTGGTGCTCGGCACCATCGCCGGCTTCTGCACCCTGGCCGGGCTGGCGATCCTGATCTACCGGCGGCGCACGGTCGGACCGGTGTTCTCCGCGACCACCCGCAACGACAAGCTCATGTACGCCGTCCTGGCGCTGACCATCGTCCTCGGCCTGTCCGCGACCGTCGTCGCGAACATCGTCGGCGGCGGCTACGACTACCGGGAGACGGTCTCCCCCTGGTTCCGGTCGATCTTCTACCTGCGGCCCGACCCCGGGCTGATGACCGGTGTGCCGATCCTGTTCCAGCTCCATGCGCTCAGCGCGCTCGTCCTGTTCGGCATCTGGCCGTTCACCCGGCTGGTGCACATGCTCACCGCCCCGATCGGCTACCTGACCCGCCCCTACATCGTCTACCGCAGCCGCGACGAGCAGCTCGGCATGCACCGTCCCCGCCGGGGGTGGGAGCGGGCCACCTGA